In Silene latifolia isolate original U9 population chromosome X, ASM4854445v1, whole genome shotgun sequence, the following proteins share a genomic window:
- the LOC141623768 gene encoding AMSH-like ubiquitin thioesterase 2 has product MVTHFPSTAISCTEAAPCNVQLVRIGASDSENGYPDSATPVLRNVHISAQLVEVFLEIARENTKKDLETCGVLGAFLKEETLYATTLIVPKQESTSTSCQALKEEEIFNIQNERSLFPVGWIHTHPSQTCFMSSIDLHTQYPYQVMVPEAVAVVVAPTDKTRSYGIFRLTDSNGMSVLGGCEEKGFHPHPDSADGRPLYEQCSHVYVNPNLRFEIFDLR; this is encoded by the exons ATGGTCACTCATTTTCCTTCTACTGCGATCTCATGCACAGAGGCTGCACCTTGCAACGTACAACTTGTGCGTATAGGTGCATCCGATTCAGAAAATGGATATCCTGACTCTGCAACTCCTGTCCTTAGAAATGTGCATATT TCAGCTCAGTTGGTGGAGGTTTTTCTTGAAATTGCTCGTGAAAACACCAAAAAAGATCTCGAGACTTGTGGAGTTCTGGGTGCTTTCCTC AAAGAAGAGACATTGTATGCAACCACATTAATAGTTCCGAAACAGGAATCGACGTCCACTTCA TGCCAGGCTTTGAAAGAAGAGGAGATTTTTAACATACAGAATGAACGTTCTCTTTTTCCTGTAGGATGGATTCAT ACACATCCTTCTCAAACTTGTTTCATGTCTTCGATAGATCTGCACACACAGTATCCATACCAG GTTATGGTACCAGAGGCTGTGGCTGTTGTCGTGGCTCCCACTGATAAGACAAG GAGCTATGGAATATTCAGGCTAACGGATTCAAATGGGATGAGTGTTCTTGGTGGATGTGAAGAGAAGGGGTTCCATCCTCACCCGGACTCGGCCGATGGCAGACCCCTGTATGAGCAATGTTCACATGTTTACGTCAACCCTAATCTCAGATTTGAAATCTTTGATTTGCGTTGA